The Caldisericia bacterium region GTTAAATATTCTTACAGGCTTTAACTCTCCAACCCCCTCAAAAAATTTTCCTATCCCCACAGCTTTCCCTCTGGAATCCAACACCAACACATACCCTCCCCTTAAATAGGGATGATCAAATCTAATCTGGTTGCCTGTTTTAAATAGGAATAATTTGCGTTTTGGAAGAGCAACTCGGGGAATAAAGTCAAGAAAGTCCTCTATGCTCATGATCATTTCATTGAAATTGCCACTTTTAGCGTAATTTATAATATCATCAAGATGAAGACTCTCCTTCACCTCAAGTTTTCCAACAGCAGTTCTTACAAGGTAGGAAAGGGTTCCACCAACATTCAACTTTTTTCCTATATCCCTTGCCAAGCTTCTCATATATGTTCCAGATGAACACAAAATTTTGAAGTTAAATTTTGGATGCCTTCCTTCTCTGAAGTTGTATATATCAAATTGAAATATCTCAACCTCCTTCTCCTTTAGCTGCACCTCTTTTCCTTTCTTTGCAAGTTCATAAGCTCTCTTTCCATCAATTCTCTTCGCAGAGAACTTTGGAGGAATCTGATTTATCTTTCCAATGAAACTCTCCCTCAATGCTTCCACATCTTTTAGAGTTATATGGCTTGCATCCTTCTCATAGATTACCTTTCCCCATATGTCGTGGGTATCAGTTTCTATGCCAAGCGTTATTTCACCCTCATATTCTTTCGGTAACAGAAGTAGAAGTGATGTGAGTTTTGTAGCTTCTCCTATAAGAACAGGTAATACACCCTGAGCCATGAAGTCTATTATACCTCCATGCCCAGCTTTCTTAACCCCTATTATCCTTTTAACAACAGAGAGTAAACCAAAAGAGGTTATTCCTGGAGGTTTGTAGACATTAATTATCCCTGTTAGATCTCTCAACTTTAATCTCCTTTATTATACTTTCAATTATCTCTTCTGGTTCTCCCTCTATCTCAAAACCAGCAGCGTTTATATGTCCTCCTCCACCAAATTTCATTGCTATTTTTTTAACATCAACGGAGTCTTTACTTCTCATGCTCACTTTAAAGTAATTCTCTCTCCTCTCCTTGAGAAGCACAGCAACATCTGCCTCTCTTGACTTATTTAGGAACTCAACTGCCCCTTCGGCATCCTCCTCTGAAGCATCAAATTCTTCAAAATCTGAGAGTAGTAGAACAGAATATATAAGATGATCCTTCTTCTTTAATTTCTCAAGTGCTCTTCCAAGGATCTTAAGAGCTTTGAGTGGTTTCATATTGTAAACCATTTTAGCAAGATAGGAAGCCTCTGCACCATGTCTTACAAGGTAAGTGGCTGCCTCAAATGTCTTGAGTGTTGTATTGGGAAATCTGAAGGAACCTGTATCGGTCATAATTCCAACATAGAGAGGATTGGCTATACTCTTATCAACTTCAACATTTAACTCATTAAGAAGTTTTAGAACAAGCTCTGAAGTTGAAGAAGATGTGGGATCTATAAAATTAAGTTCTCCAAAGGAAAAATTTGATGGGTGGTGATCTATGTTTATCTTAATTGGGATTTTCATTAACTTTTTCTTCAAAGATTCAACTCTTCCTATATCTGAACAATCAAGAATTATAGCCACATCTATATCTTTAGGATTGAAGTCTGTTTTAATAAGTTCTGCGCCTTCAAGAAAGGAATAAATCTGTGGAACCTTATTCGGTAAAACTGGAACAACTCTCTTATTTAACTTTTTAAGTCCAAAATACAGACCAAGAGTTGAACCTACCGCATCACCATCAGGGTTCTCGTGTGATATTATAAGAATCTTTTTGCTATTCAGTATCTTCTCTGCTATCTTCTTCATGTTTCAATTTTTCAAGAATTTCAATGACTCTATAGCCTCTATCAATACTTTTATCCTCCTTGAAGGTTAGAATTGGTGTGTATCTTAGTCTCATAACCCTTCCAATCTCTTCCTGAATGAATTTAGTTGCAGATTTCAAACCTTTAAAGACAATCTCTTTTTTTGCCTTATCATGAATGTATATGTATACTGTAGCTCTCTTTAGATCCTTTGAAAATTTAACGTCTGTGATTGTGAGAAATTCATCTCTTATTCTTGGATCCTGAATCTTTTCTCTTAAAAGAGTTGAGATTTCCTTTTTAAATGTCTTTTTAAGTTTTTCCTGTCTTAAAGTGCTCACCTTTAAATTATACCACTAAATATCTTTCTCACTTATCACCCTTACACCTTCTCTCTCAAGTAATCTCGTTGTTATACCTTTTCCTTTTATCCTTACACCTTTAAATGTTCCATCGTATATGTAATTCACTCCACATGATGGACTTCCATCTTTAAAAATTGCCTCTTTAATTCTATAAAGCTTTGCTATTTTTAATACCTCCTCTGCCCCCCTCTTAAAATTTTCAGTTAAATCTTCTCCTTCCGCAGAATAGACTCTATCTCCCCTTATTTCAGAGGGAGAACGAGGAGTTGAAAGTCCACCAAGCTGCTCTGGACAAACCGGTATCAGAATTTCATCTTTAAGGAGGGAGATTATTTTCTCGTTCCTATTGTTGCCGCCATCATACTTACAATTAATACCAAGCAAACACGCACTAACAATCTTCATTGGATAAACTGAATTGATATGCTGGGGGGCAGTTGCCCCCCAAAGGTTGATTTATACTTCCACTTTTTCTGGAAGTATGAGTTTTTCGTTTTTCTTTAGAAGCTCTTCAGAGACTGGCTTTTCAAACTTTGTACCAATGTAATCCTCAATGTATTCCCTTACCACTGCATCCCAATACTCTTTGGTTATGTAATACACCCTTGCTCCACCAAGTTCATGCTGATACTCAGGCCATGGATAGGATGGCTGAGCCATTCCAACTCCCCATCTCTTCCATCCATTATAGCTTTCGTATGTTGCCCAGAATTCCTTATTTCCGAGAATTTCAAAGGCATAGAAGGTTTTTGCATAGTACATTATTGCACCGACTCTTGCACCTCTCTTGAAAGCCATTGTGTGAAGAGAGATGTTGATGTCTTTATTCATAAGTCTTCCATTGGCAAAACCGGCAAGTTTCCCATCAATAAGGCCAAGAAGGGTATATGGGTCTTTAAGTCTATTTCTATACCATCCAAGAACTTCAGCATAGACCCTTGCTCCTACTATATCGTAAAAGTCATGGTCAACCTTCATAACTTCCTGAAGGTAAGAGAGAAGAAGAGGTGCTTCCTCTTTTTTTGCCTCTCTAATAACCATGGTTTCGCCTGTTTTTAGCTTTACTGATACAGGCTCCCACGGTTTAAGATGAAGGGATGGACCTGAAAGTAAAG contains the following coding sequences:
- the truB gene encoding tRNA pseudouridine(55) synthase TruB, which encodes MRDLTGIINVYKPPGITSFGLLSVVKRIIGVKKAGHGGIIDFMAQGVLPVLIGEATKLTSLLLLLPKEYEGEITLGIETDTHDIWGKVIYEKDASHITLKDVEALRESFIGKINQIPPKFSAKRIDGKRAYELAKKGKEVQLKEKEVEIFQFDIYNFREGRHPKFNFKILCSSGTYMRSLARDIGKKLNVGGTLSYLVRTAVGKLEVKESLHLDDIINYAKSGNFNEMIMSIEDFLDFIPRVALPKRKLFLFKTGNQIRFDHPYLRGGYVLVLDSRGKAVGIGKFFEGVGELKPVRIFNIS
- a CDS encoding bifunctional oligoribonuclease/PAP phosphatase NrnA is translated as MKKIAEKILNSKKILIISHENPDGDAVGSTLGLYFGLKKLNKRVVPVLPNKVPQIYSFLEGAELIKTDFNPKDIDVAIILDCSDIGRVESLKKKLMKIPIKINIDHHPSNFSFGELNFIDPTSSSTSELVLKLLNELNVEVDKSIANPLYVGIMTDTGSFRFPNTTLKTFEAATYLVRHGAEASYLAKMVYNMKPLKALKILGRALEKLKKKDHLIYSVLLLSDFEEFDASEEDAEGAVEFLNKSREADVAVLLKERRENYFKVSMRSKDSVDVKKIAMKFGGGGHINAAGFEIEGEPEEIIESIIKEIKVERSNRDN
- the rbfA gene encoding 30S ribosome-binding factor RbfA; this encodes MSTLRQEKLKKTFKKEISTLLREKIQDPRIRDEFLTITDVKFSKDLKRATVYIYIHDKAKKEIVFKGLKSATKFIQEEIGRVMRLRYTPILTFKEDKSIDRGYRVIEILEKLKHEEDSREDTE
- a CDS encoding DUF523 domain-containing protein gives rise to the protein MKIVSACLLGINCKYDGGNNRNEKIISLLKDEILIPVCPEQLGGLSTPRSPSEIRGDRVYSAEGEDLTENFKRGAEEVLKIAKLYRIKEAIFKDGSPSCGVNYIYDGTFKGVRIKGKGITTRLLEREGVRVISEKDI
- a CDS encoding N-acetyltransferase; translated protein: MRKNPPEKVSQDKVIFDVAEIEPLLSGPSLHLKPWEPVSVKLKTGETMVIREAKKEEAPLLLSYLQEVMKVDHDFYDIVGARVYAEVLGWYRNRLKDPYTLLGLIDGKLAGFANGRLMNKDINISLHTMAFKRGARVGAIMYYAKTFYAFEILGNKEFWATYESYNGWKRWGVGMAQPSYPWPEYQHELGGARVYYITKEYWDAVVREYIEDYIGTKFEKPVSEELLKKNEKLILPEKVEV